From Humisphaera borealis, the proteins below share one genomic window:
- a CDS encoding malate dehydrogenase translates to MKVSIIGGGGRVGSDAAFALQCAGIVSEIHLLDANEKMAEGEALDLLHGCSIIGDQKIYAGGYDRAADADIVCITAGLRRKPDESRLDLINRNVSLFKQVLESLKGAGLKKDAIIFVVSNPVDILTRLAIETLKWEPARCIGLGTVLDTARFRSLIALETGLPASQIKALIIGEHGDSMVPVWSTAEAGGIPLTKLPNFNAVQQNKVFERTKKSGAECISLKGGAGRAVALSIAEVIHPIVLNQPKVLPVSSQLTGEYGVKGTCTSVPTLVGKGGVLKRFEIELWPREASGFQASCKALDATWGQIK, encoded by the coding sequence ATGAAAGTCAGCATCATCGGCGGCGGTGGACGGGTCGGCTCAGATGCGGCGTTCGCGCTGCAGTGCGCGGGCATCGTCTCTGAAATCCACCTCCTCGACGCCAACGAGAAAATGGCCGAGGGCGAAGCCCTCGACCTCCTCCACGGCTGCAGCATCATCGGCGATCAGAAGATCTACGCCGGCGGGTACGACCGTGCCGCCGATGCCGACATCGTCTGCATTACCGCCGGCCTGCGCCGCAAGCCGGATGAGAGCCGGCTGGATCTGATCAACCGCAACGTGTCGCTCTTCAAGCAGGTGCTGGAGTCGCTCAAGGGCGCCGGGCTGAAGAAGGACGCGATCATCTTCGTCGTCTCCAACCCGGTCGACATCCTGACGCGCCTGGCGATCGAGACGCTCAAGTGGGAACCGGCTCGCTGCATCGGCCTGGGCACAGTGCTCGACACCGCCCGCTTCCGCAGCCTGATCGCACTCGAGACCGGCCTGCCGGCGAGCCAGATCAAGGCGCTGATCATCGGCGAGCACGGCGACAGCATGGTCCCCGTCTGGAGCACCGCCGAGGCCGGCGGCATCCCGCTGACCAAGCTGCCAAACTTCAACGCCGTACAGCAGAACAAGGTGTTTGAACGGACCAAGAAGAGCGGTGCCGAGTGCATCAGTCTCAAAGGCGGCGCAGGCCGCGCCGTCGCACTGAGCATCGCCGAGGTGATTCACCCGATCGTGCTCAATCAACCCAAGGTTCTGCCGGTGAGCAGCCAGTTGACCGGCGAGTACGGCGTGAAAGGCACCTGCACCAGCGTGCCGACGCTCGTCGGCAAGGGCGGCGTGCTGAAGCGATTTGAAATCGAACTCTGGCCACGCGAAGCGAGCGGCTTCCAAGCGAGCTGTAAGGCGCTGGACGCGACCTGGGGACAGATCAAGTAG
- a CDS encoding class II aldolase/adducin family protein, with product MAYTSTSNNGVSEFKLKEEMCEIGRRIWLKGFCAGNEGNHSLKIGPNKFLCTPTGISKGFLKPDDICTVDIEGKQLAGKRKRTSEMLMHLEIYKQRPDVKAVVHSHPPHATAFAIAGVELPTCIHPEAEVFLGVVKTAKYVTPGDKRLGESLIPFLKDSNTILLQNHGTVTFSTSLEEAYYKLEIVDAYSRILMLAKSLGSVRPLDSKEMKELLELKVRFGLREPRLDNGGEGMSCSSDFLTRVGGDIATRGKVQTASGVTSSGNASCACPPSGGLGDAIASMLPSLPANVSEADMETLIQTITDQIMATA from the coding sequence ATGGCCTACACATCCACCAGCAACAACGGCGTCTCCGAGTTCAAGCTCAAAGAAGAGATGTGCGAGATCGGCCGCCGCATCTGGCTCAAAGGCTTCTGCGCCGGCAACGAAGGCAATCACTCGCTGAAGATCGGACCGAACAAATTCCTTTGCACGCCGACGGGTATCAGCAAAGGCTTCCTGAAGCCTGATGACATCTGCACAGTGGACATCGAAGGCAAGCAGCTCGCCGGCAAGCGGAAACGCACCAGCGAAATGCTGATGCATCTGGAAATCTACAAGCAGCGGCCGGACGTGAAGGCCGTGGTTCACAGTCATCCGCCTCACGCGACGGCGTTCGCGATCGCCGGCGTCGAGCTGCCGACCTGCATTCACCCCGAGGCCGAGGTGTTCCTCGGCGTCGTCAAGACCGCCAAGTACGTCACGCCCGGCGACAAGCGGCTGGGCGAATCGCTGATCCCGTTCCTCAAGGACAGCAACACCATCCTGCTACAGAACCACGGCACGGTGACGTTCAGCACGAGCCTCGAAGAGGCGTACTACAAGCTTGAAATCGTCGACGCCTACAGCCGAATCCTGATGCTCGCCAAGAGCCTGGGCTCGGTCCGTCCGCTGGATTCGAAGGAAATGAAGGAACTGCTGGAGTTGAAGGTTCGCTTCGGCCTGCGTGAACCGCGCCTCGATAACGGCGGCGAAGGGATGAGCTGCTCAAGCGACTTCCTGACCCGCGTCGGCGGCGACATCGCCACCCGCGGCAAGGTTCAGACCGCCAGCGGCGTCACCAGCAGCGGCAACGCGAGCTGCGCCTGCCCGCCCAGCGGCGGCCTGGGCGATGCGATTGCGTCGATGCTCCCCTCGCTGCCGGCGAACGTCAGCGAAGCCGACATGGAGACGCTTATCCAGACGATCACGGACCAGATCATGGCGACGGCGTAG
- a CDS encoding EutN/CcmL family microcompartment protein has product MRIGKVIGRLTLSPIYDTLVGGRFLIVEVQDRFSLVGKPRRSKEALVVYDHFGAGEGDTIAFTESREATMPFYPEKRVPLDAYNCAILDTVTVKHEI; this is encoded by the coding sequence ATGCGAATCGGCAAAGTGATCGGCCGTCTCACCCTCAGCCCCATCTACGACACGCTCGTAGGCGGCCGGTTTCTGATCGTTGAGGTGCAGGATCGGTTCAGCCTGGTCGGCAAGCCTCGCAGGTCGAAGGAAGCCCTGGTCGTGTACGACCATTTCGGCGCCGGCGAAGGCGACACGATCGCATTCACCGAAAGCCGCGAAGCGACGATGCCGTTCTACCCGGAGAAGCGCGTGCCGCTCGATGCGTACAACTGCGCGATCCTGGATACGGTGACGGTGAAGCACGAAATCTGA
- a CDS encoding EutN/CcmL family microcompartment protein: MLLGTVIGYATATIKHPSMKGWKLSIVQPINSERQPEADPVIAADSLGASPGQTVILNSDGKAARDLIGHDKSPVRYFVIALADE, from the coding sequence ATGCTTCTCGGAACCGTCATCGGCTACGCGACTGCGACTATCAAGCATCCTTCGATGAAGGGCTGGAAGTTGTCGATTGTCCAGCCGATCAACAGCGAGCGTCAGCCCGAGGCCGATCCGGTGATTGCCGCCGATTCGCTGGGCGCGTCGCCGGGACAGACGGTGATACTGAACAGTGACGGCAAGGCCGCGAGAGACCTGATCGGCCATGACAAAAGCCCGGTGCGGTATTTCGTGATCGCGCTCGCCGACGAATGA
- a CDS encoding aldehyde dehydrogenase, giving the protein MTQALVQDVVAEVMRRLGNKTPGSPASNSGGVRAGEDAAANDAKIASRGPTVSVPIGQHGIFGSVDQCVAAATEAQKKLSRLSLADRDGIVKLIKSIAKQNAQLWGKIELDETKIGRLDHKIEKLQILELVPGVEFLKTTADSGSNGVCLEEYAPFGVIGIITPVTHSVPTLSANAVSMIAGGNAIVANPHPSGTNCAAIAVAEYNKQINAKYGVDHLITCIVPPTLETADQIFNHRGIQLLVVTGGPAVARAALKASKRAIVAGPGNPPVVVDETACLQNAARSIVAGASFDNNLLCIGEKQVFCVESVFDKLMTEMEKAGGFILNARQIEALTGRAFVIDPKDNKPHVNKDFVGKDASVLAAAAGTSVPPTTQLLVGETNKDHPFVQEEQMMPFVPFVRVKNVDEAIDLAIQSEHGYRHTALIHSRNLDTITRFGRRAATTLFVVNGGSPSGLGLGGQGFLSYSIATPTGEGITTPLTFTRYRRIMMTGSLRMI; this is encoded by the coding sequence ATGACGCAAGCACTCGTACAAGATGTCGTCGCCGAGGTGATGCGTCGCCTGGGCAATAAGACCCCCGGCTCACCGGCATCGAACTCTGGTGGCGTTCGCGCCGGCGAAGACGCCGCGGCCAATGACGCCAAAATCGCGTCGCGCGGGCCAACCGTTTCCGTCCCCATCGGCCAGCACGGCATCTTCGGCTCGGTCGATCAGTGCGTCGCCGCAGCGACCGAGGCCCAGAAGAAGCTTAGCCGTCTGTCGCTCGCCGACCGCGACGGCATCGTCAAGCTGATCAAGTCGATCGCCAAGCAGAACGCGCAGCTCTGGGGCAAGATCGAACTCGATGAGACGAAGATCGGTCGGCTCGATCACAAGATCGAGAAGCTCCAGATCCTCGAGCTTGTTCCTGGCGTTGAGTTCCTGAAGACCACCGCCGACAGCGGCTCGAACGGCGTCTGCCTCGAAGAGTACGCACCGTTCGGCGTCATCGGCATCATCACGCCCGTCACCCACTCCGTCCCCACCCTGTCGGCCAACGCGGTCAGCATGATTGCCGGCGGCAACGCGATCGTCGCCAATCCGCACCCAAGTGGCACCAACTGCGCCGCGATCGCCGTCGCCGAGTACAACAAGCAGATCAACGCCAAGTACGGCGTCGATCACCTGATCACCTGTATCGTCCCGCCGACGCTCGAAACCGCCGACCAGATCTTCAATCATCGCGGCATTCAGTTGCTGGTCGTGACCGGCGGCCCGGCGGTGGCCCGCGCGGCGTTGAAGGCCAGCAAGCGGGCGATCGTCGCCGGCCCCGGCAATCCGCCGGTGGTGGTTGATGAGACTGCCTGCCTCCAGAATGCCGCCCGCAGCATCGTCGCGGGCGCATCATTCGACAACAATCTTCTGTGCATTGGCGAAAAGCAGGTCTTCTGTGTCGAGAGCGTGTTCGACAAGCTGATGACCGAGATGGAAAAGGCCGGCGGCTTTATCCTGAACGCCCGGCAGATCGAAGCTCTCACGGGCCGCGCGTTCGTCATCGACCCCAAAGACAACAAGCCGCACGTGAACAAGGATTTCGTCGGCAAGGACGCAAGCGTCCTGGCAGCGGCGGCGGGCACTTCCGTGCCCCCCACCACCCAGCTACTGGTGGGTGAAACCAACAAAGATCATCCGTTTGTCCAGGAAGAACAGATGATGCCCTTCGTGCCGTTCGTCCGCGTGAAGAACGTGGACGAGGCGATCGACCTGGCGATCCAGTCGGAACATGGCTATCGCCACACGGCCCTGATCCACAGCCGCAACCTCGACACGATCACCCGGTTCGGTCGGCGTGCGGCGACCACGCTGTTCGTCGTCAACGGCGGCAGCCCCAGTGGCCTGGGCCTCGGTGGTCAGGGTTTTCTGAGCTACAGCATCGCGACACCCACGGGCGAAGGCATTACGACACCGCTGACGTTCACGCGGTATCGCCGGATCATGATGACCGGATCGTTGAGGATGATTTAG
- a CDS encoding EutN/CcmL family microcompartment protein, which yields MFIARVTGHVVATAKDKTLNGQKLFVVEPLNVKYDDANQPSSLGNTGRAIVALDVVGAGEGQLVLVCQGSSARMTEQTKNLPADAVIIGIVDSAQFAGKTFYSARS from the coding sequence ATGTTCATAGCTCGTGTCACCGGCCACGTCGTCGCCACCGCCAAGGACAAGACCCTCAACGGCCAGAAGCTGTTCGTGGTCGAGCCCTTGAACGTGAAGTACGACGACGCCAACCAGCCTTCCTCGCTCGGTAACACCGGGCGGGCGATTGTGGCGTTGGATGTGGTAGGTGCCGGCGAAGGACAACTGGTGCTCGTTTGCCAGGGCTCTTCGGCCCGCATGACCGAGCAGACCAAGAACCTTCCGGCCGACGCGGTGATCATCGGTATCGTCGATTCGGCCCAGTTCGCGGGAAAGACGTTCTATTCGGCAAGAAGCTAG
- a CDS encoding BMC domain-containing protein yields MANEAIGLIETRGIVAAVEGTDAALKSANVEYVEKHMVGNGLVAVTFRGDVAAVRAAMDAAAEAAGRVGEVVSVHVIARPHSDVAKMG; encoded by the coding sequence ATGGCAAACGAAGCAATCGGTTTGATCGAGACCCGCGGCATTGTCGCGGCGGTTGAAGGAACGGACGCGGCGCTGAAGTCGGCGAACGTCGAGTACGTCGAGAAGCACATGGTCGGTAACGGCCTGGTCGCGGTGACGTTCCGCGGCGATGTTGCCGCCGTCCGCGCCGCGATGGACGCCGCCGCCGAGGCCGCCGGCCGCGTCGGCGAAGTCGTCAGCGTGCACGTCATCGCACGTCCGCATAGCGACGTGGCGAAAATGGGATGA
- a CDS encoding acetate/propionate family kinase encodes MLVLVANLGSTSFKFKLLDMSSGGDEVARGGYERIGQAGSEFATHGDVIDVILKTLPKPPDAIGFKAVHGGPISGAVRVTDEVIATMEQFSDVAPAHNPPYIAAMKAFRQKMPKCPQVAAFETAFHQTIPLSRQVYAIPHDWTEKLGIRRYGFHGASHRYIATRVPELVGKENSRRIISCHLGGSCSVTAIENGKSVANSFGMTAQSGVPHNNRVGEFDTFAMLKLLKQGLSLDDIFKKLGKEGGMLGMSGVSPDMRDIEKAAAGGNARAQLALDAFVESVRSFIGQYLVVLGGIDVLAFTGGIGENGIAIREAICRNLHWAGIVLDPTKNQVRAKEEKISKLESNAEVWIVPTNEELIVARQTEAVLSQN; translated from the coding sequence ATGCTTGTCCTCGTCGCCAACCTCGGTTCCACCAGCTTCAAGTTCAAGCTGCTCGACATGTCGAGCGGCGGCGATGAAGTTGCGCGGGGCGGCTACGAGCGCATCGGCCAGGCCGGGTCGGAGTTCGCTACGCACGGCGACGTCATCGACGTCATCCTCAAGACGCTCCCGAAGCCCCCTGACGCGATCGGCTTCAAAGCCGTTCACGGCGGGCCGATCAGCGGCGCGGTGCGGGTGACCGATGAAGTCATCGCGACGATGGAGCAGTTTTCCGACGTCGCGCCGGCCCACAACCCGCCTTACATCGCCGCGATGAAAGCCTTCCGGCAGAAGATGCCGAAGTGCCCGCAGGTGGCGGCGTTCGAGACGGCGTTCCACCAGACGATCCCGCTCAGCCGGCAGGTCTACGCGATCCCGCACGACTGGACCGAAAAACTCGGCATCCGCCGATACGGCTTCCACGGCGCGAGCCATCGCTACATCGCGACCCGCGTGCCGGAACTGGTCGGCAAGGAAAACAGCCGCCGGATCATCAGTTGCCACCTCGGCGGCAGCTGCTCTGTCACGGCAATCGAAAACGGCAAGAGCGTGGCCAACAGCTTCGGCATGACGGCGCAGTCGGGTGTGCCGCACAACAATCGTGTCGGCGAGTTCGACACCTTTGCGATGCTCAAGCTGCTCAAGCAGGGCCTGAGCCTCGACGACATTTTCAAGAAGCTCGGCAAAGAAGGCGGCATGCTCGGGATGAGCGGCGTCTCCCCCGACATGCGCGACATCGAGAAAGCTGCCGCCGGCGGTAATGCCCGCGCTCAGCTCGCACTCGACGCGTTTGTCGAAAGCGTTCGGAGCTTCATCGGACAATACCTGGTCGTCCTTGGCGGCATCGATGTGCTCGCCTTCACCGGCGGCATCGGCGAGAACGGAATCGCCATCCGCGAGGCGATCTGCCGCAACCTGCACTGGGCCGGCATCGTGCTCGACCCGACAAAGAACCAGGTTCGGGCGAAGGAAGAAAAGATCAGCAAGCTGGAAAGCAACGCCGAGGTCTGGATCGTGCCCACCAACGAAGAGTTGATTGTGGCGCGGCAGACGGAAGCGGTGTTGAGTCAGAATTAG
- a CDS encoding BMC domain-containing protein produces MAESNGYGQALGLIETKGWVPLVEATDAMTKAANVEIVKTIQIGGAFVTTVVRGDVGSVKAAIDAGAEAAGKVGEVIASHVIARPHPDLLAGFGA; encoded by the coding sequence ATGGCAGAATCAAACGGATACGGCCAGGCCCTCGGCCTGATCGAAACCAAGGGCTGGGTCCCTCTCGTCGAGGCGACCGATGCAATGACCAAGGCCGCCAACGTCGAGATCGTCAAGACGATCCAGATCGGTGGCGCTTTCGTGACGACCGTCGTCCGCGGCGACGTCGGCAGCGTGAAGGCCGCGATCGACGCCGGCGCTGAAGCCGCCGGCAAGGTCGGCGAAGTAATCGCGTCGCACGTGATCGCCCGCCCCCACCCAGACCTGCTCGCGGGTTTTGGAGCCTGA
- a CDS encoding BMC domain-containing protein, which produces MASEALGLLECKGLVALMEGTDAMLKSANVEILGWDKCGSGMVTSFVKGDVAAVKAAVDAGAEAAGRIGTVVAVHVIARPHDELPGMYPKKKGAPAVAPAVKK; this is translated from the coding sequence ATGGCAAGCGAAGCTCTCGGTCTTCTTGAATGCAAAGGTCTGGTCGCCCTCATGGAGGGGACCGACGCGATGCTCAAGTCGGCCAACGTCGAAATTCTCGGCTGGGACAAGTGCGGCAGCGGTATGGTCACGTCGTTCGTCAAAGGCGACGTCGCCGCCGTCAAGGCTGCCGTCGACGCCGGCGCCGAAGCAGCCGGCCGTATCGGCACGGTGGTGGCGGTTCACGTCATCGCCCGCCCGCACGACGAACTGCCGGGCATGTACCCCAAGAAGAAGGGCGCTCCCGCAGTAGCACCGGCAGTGAAGAAGTAA
- the pduL gene encoding phosphate propanoyltransferase, whose translation MPTMQTTNLNRSEVERLVREVLTQKLRGGPTAREQHARQPSQAGGPPHPLVVNVSARHMHVKQEHLEILFGPGAKLTKLKDLYQQGEFASEQLVTVVGPRQRIIPNVRILGPMRDYTQIELSYTDGIYLGIDLPLRISGNHKDTPGCTILGPKGSLTIDKGVIRAERHVHMSTEDMSYYGVKDGDYMKLKIDGPCGVTFDRLKVRYHPKVVLEVHIDTDEGNACDLESATHMELIK comes from the coding sequence ATGCCGACGATGCAGACAACCAACTTGAACCGGTCCGAGGTCGAGCGTCTCGTTCGCGAGGTGCTCACGCAGAAGCTTCGAGGCGGCCCCACCGCCCGCGAGCAGCACGCCAGGCAGCCCAGCCAGGCCGGTGGCCCGCCGCACCCGCTGGTGGTGAATGTCTCGGCTCGCCACATGCACGTGAAGCAGGAGCACCTGGAGATCCTCTTCGGACCCGGCGCCAAGCTCACGAAGCTCAAAGATCTTTATCAGCAGGGCGAGTTCGCCAGCGAGCAGCTCGTGACGGTCGTTGGCCCCCGCCAGCGGATCATCCCCAACGTTCGCATCCTCGGCCCGATGCGCGACTACACGCAGATCGAGCTGTCCTACACCGACGGCATCTACCTCGGCATCGATCTGCCCCTTCGCATCAGCGGCAATCACAAAGACACCCCCGGCTGCACGATCCTCGGCCCCAAAGGCTCGCTGACGATCGACAAGGGTGTCATTCGCGCCGAACGCCATGTGCACATGTCCACCGAAGACATGAGCTACTACGGCGTCAAAGACGGCGACTACATGAAACTGAAAATCGACGGCCCGTGCGGCGTCACGTTCGACCGGCTCAAGGTTCGCTACCACCCGAAGGTGGTCCTCGAGGTGCACATCGACACCGACGAGGGCAACGCCTGCGACCTGGAATCGGCGACGCATATGGAACTGATCAAGTAA
- a CDS encoding NAD-dependent epimerase/dehydratase family protein, with translation MTTHRDQHQRILVTGAGGFLGRAVSLAAGRAGHDVHLLHRRRGASKVGQSAPVQEWTADLTDTAAVRDVLRRAMPDVIVHCAGYANASRGLAQVEPAVRDNLVATACLMSAAAEIGGIRVVLCGSVEAPGGRVLADQVVPNSPYAASKFAEATYARMFHHLYGLDVSIARLAVVYGPGDARPAKLIPHIVTRLMQGETAELSSGRRLIDWIHIDDAAAGLLACAVRDDLGGRTVDIGTGLLTSVADIARIVAGLLGRTELLRLGSIPDRPSELECAADANATERLIGWRAAVPLKTGLEQTIAWFRSVAPRPQKAVLTVYGDALNTSPVRA, from the coding sequence ATGACAACGCATCGCGATCAGCATCAACGTATTCTCGTCACCGGAGCCGGCGGGTTCCTGGGACGCGCGGTCAGCCTGGCGGCGGGCCGGGCCGGTCACGACGTGCATTTGCTTCACCGGCGTCGTGGCGCTTCGAAGGTAGGCCAATCCGCGCCGGTGCAGGAATGGACTGCCGACCTCACGGATACCGCGGCGGTCCGCGATGTTCTGCGACGGGCGATGCCGGACGTCATCGTTCACTGCGCCGGATATGCCAACGCCAGCCGAGGCCTGGCACAGGTGGAACCGGCGGTGCGCGACAATCTCGTCGCGACGGCGTGCCTGATGTCGGCGGCGGCGGAAATCGGCGGCATCAGGGTGGTGCTCTGCGGGTCGGTTGAAGCGCCCGGAGGACGGGTGTTGGCCGATCAGGTGGTGCCCAATTCGCCCTATGCCGCCAGTAAGTTTGCCGAAGCGACTTACGCCCGGATGTTTCACCACCTTTACGGCCTGGATGTATCGATCGCCAGGCTCGCAGTGGTGTATGGGCCCGGCGACGCCCGGCCGGCGAAGTTGATCCCCCATATCGTCACCCGCCTGATGCAAGGCGAGACCGCCGAGCTCAGTTCGGGTCGAAGGCTGATCGATTGGATCCACATCGATGACGCCGCCGCGGGGTTACTGGCTTGCGCGGTGCGCGACGATCTGGGAGGACGGACTGTGGACATCGGCACTGGCTTGCTGACGTCGGTCGCCGATATTGCCCGAATCGTTGCCGGTCTGCTGGGAAGGACAGAGTTGCTTCGGCTCGGATCGATCCCGGATCGCCCCAGCGAACTCGAATGCGCGGCAGACGCCAATGCAACGGAACGGCTCATTGGCTGGCGGGCGGCGGTTCCGCTTAAGACAGGTCTGGAACAAACCATCGCGTGGTTCAGGTCGGTCGCTCCCCGCCCGCAGAAGGCGGTGCTCACGGTGTACGGCGACGCGCTCAACACCTCACCCGTAAGGGCCTGA
- a CDS encoding globin domain-containing protein produces MNLLPDHEIYKSIGGEGLARLVAAFYRQIPSDPILGPMYPPDDLPGAESRLRDFLAFRFGGPATYIEQRGHPRLRMRHAPFAIDQAARDRWMLLMDQAMEEAAIPEAPKAILRQFFAATATFMINQPG; encoded by the coding sequence ATGAACCTTCTTCCCGATCACGAGATTTACAAGTCCATCGGCGGCGAAGGCCTCGCGCGGCTGGTTGCGGCGTTCTACCGTCAGATCCCTTCCGATCCGATTCTCGGCCCGATGTACCCACCCGACGATCTGCCGGGGGCGGAATCCCGGTTGCGAGATTTCCTGGCGTTCCGATTCGGCGGGCCGGCCACATACATTGAGCAGCGAGGTCATCCGCGGCTCCGGATGCGCCACGCGCCGTTTGCGATCGATCAGGCCGCCCGCGACCGCTGGATGTTGCTGATGGATCAGGCGATGGAAGAAGCGGCGATTCCGGAAGCCCCCAAAGCGATACTGCGTCAATTTTTTGCCGCGACGGCGACGTTCATGATCAACCAGCCGGGCTAA
- a CDS encoding carboxypeptidase-like regulatory domain-containing protein — protein MYLVKKLSMSVLALAFMASVSLAGEITGTVTGKDGKPAASVAVKLMKGGAGKKPAAAPAAGEKKPGAAALKETSTDDKGAFKFDGVEDGEYRVQAGSKEAGTGGAAVKVAGGKADPVSITLKEAKPKAK, from the coding sequence ATGTATCTCGTCAAGAAGCTCTCGATGTCTGTTCTCGCGCTCGCATTCATGGCCAGCGTTTCGCTCGCCGGCGAAATCACCGGCACGGTCACTGGCAAGGACGGCAAGCCCGCCGCCAGCGTTGCCGTGAAGCTGATGAAGGGTGGCGCGGGCAAGAAGCCGGCCGCTGCTCCCGCCGCCGGCGAGAAGAAGCCCGGCGCCGCCGCCCTGAAGGAAACCTCCACCGACGACAAGGGCGCCTTCAAGTTTGATGGCGTTGAAGACGGCGAATACCGCGTCCAGGCTGGCAGCAAGGAAGCCGGCACCGGTGGCGCGGCCGTCAAGGTCGCCGGCGGCAAGGCCGATCCGGTCAGCATCACCCTCAAGGAAGCCAAGCCCAAGGCCAAGTAA
- a CDS encoding amidohydrolase family protein: MILDLHVHISALTRGHGKMSRHLLDTLAFRFMKWRLGVEGEDDATERAIADKLVRTIDETRKLDAVVVLAFDAVHDGQGRLDHANTHLHVTNDYAIDLCRKNAKLRFGASVHPYRKDAVAEIERCVKAGAVLMKWLPIVQGFNPADDRCIPFYEALAHHKLPLLSHTGGEKSLPNIDTTVADPALLLPALQRGVKVIMAHCGTRSAFGETDYVSNFMKFAREHEHCYGDTAALCLPTRSHAFPMVLKDKVVREKLVHGSDWPIIALPPASQLPVHKTVAAIADGNWMRRDVAIKEALGFDDAYWHRAAKVLGL; this comes from the coding sequence ATGATCCTCGACCTCCACGTCCACATCTCCGCCCTCACCCGCGGCCACGGCAAGATGTCGCGCCACTTGCTCGACACGCTCGCATTCCGTTTCATGAAATGGCGTCTGGGCGTGGAAGGCGAGGACGACGCCACCGAACGCGCCATCGCCGACAAGCTCGTGCGGACGATCGACGAGACAAGGAAGCTCGACGCCGTCGTCGTGCTGGCGTTCGATGCGGTGCATGACGGGCAAGGCCGGCTCGACCACGCCAACACACACCTCCACGTCACGAACGACTACGCGATCGACCTCTGCCGCAAGAATGCGAAGCTGCGCTTCGGTGCGTCTGTTCATCCATACCGGAAAGACGCCGTCGCCGAAATCGAGCGGTGCGTGAAGGCCGGCGCGGTGCTGATGAAATGGCTGCCGATCGTTCAAGGATTCAACCCCGCCGACGATCGCTGCATTCCGTTCTACGAAGCGCTCGCCCACCACAAGCTGCCGCTGCTCAGCCATACCGGCGGGGAGAAGTCATTGCCGAACATCGACACCACCGTCGCCGACCCCGCCCTGCTGCTGCCGGCGCTGCAGCGCGGCGTGAAAGTCATCATGGCCCACTGCGGGACTCGGTCGGCGTTCGGCGAAACCGACTACGTCTCGAACTTCATGAAGTTCGCCCGCGAGCACGAGCACTGCTACGGCGACACCGCCGCCCTCTGTCTGCCGACACGATCGCACGCCTTCCCGATGGTCCTGAAAGACAAGGTCGTCCGGGAGAAGCTCGTTCACGGCAGCGACTGGCCGATTATCGCATTGCCGCCGGCGTCACAGCTACCTGTTCACAAGACCGTCGCCGCGATCGCCGACGGCAACTGGATGAGGCGGGATGTGGCGATCAAAGAGGCACTGGGTTTTGACGATGCGTACTGGCACCGTGCGGCGAAGGTGCTGGGTTTGTAA